The genomic interval AACTGGCTCGCATCGGCGCGCACGAAGCAGGGGGCGCCGGGCAGATCGGTCACCACGCGGATGCGTGCGCCGGTCACCGAATCGAGCATCTCCGAAATGCTGCGCAGCCGCTCGCCGACATCGAAGGTCTCGGGCTTGAGCGCCTGCCGCCGGGCGAAGGCCAGGAGTTGACCCGTCAGCTTCGCCGCCCGGTCCACCGTGTCGGAGACCGCGTCGAGGTAGCGGCGCTTGCGCTCGGGCGCGAGGTCGGGCCGGCGCAGGAACTCGACCGAGGAGCGGATGATGGTGAGCAGGTTGTTGAAGTCGTGGGCCACGCCCCCGGTGAGCTGGCCCACCGCCTCCAGCTTCTGCGACTGGCGCAGGGCCTCCTCGGCGTGGCGCTGCTCGGTGATGTCGCGGCCGAAGCCGTAGAGCAGGCCGTCGGCCGGCACGATGGTCCACAGCACCCGGCAGGTGCCGCCGTCCTTGGTCAGGCAGGTCAGTTCGAGATCGGTCGAGGCGCCGGCCGCGAGCCGTTCCAGCGCCGCTTCGGCGGCGGCGCGCTCCTCGGGCGCGAAGAAGTTGGGCACGTGGCGGCCCACCGTCTCGGCCGGCGACCAGCCCAGCGTCCGGCTCCACGAGGGGTTCACCGCCTCGATCCGCCCGTCGGGGGTGGCCACGACCTTGAGGACCGGCGAGAGCGTCCAGACGCGGTCGCGGTCGCGCCGCTGCGCCACCACCTCCGCCTCCAGGTCGGCCGCCTTGGAATGGAGCAGGTGCTCCACGCGTCGCCGGGCCGTGATGTCCTGGAACAGCACCGCGACCTGTCGGCGCGACGGCGGCTCGATGCGGAAGGCGGCGAGTTCGAGGTAGCGCCCGGTGGCGACCAGCTCGCGCTGGAAGCGGATCGGCCGGCCGGTGCGCAGGACGTCGCCGTAGAGCGCGAGCCAGCCGTCGGCCTCGTCGCCGACGATCTCGCGCAGGCGTTTGCCCGCCACCTCCTCGATGCCGGAATGCTGCGCGTAAGCACGGTTGGCGGTGACGTGGACGTAATCGCTCAGGGGGCCGTGCGGGCCATCGATGAACTCGATGACGGAGTAACCCTCGTCCATCTGCTCGAACAGCGTGCGGTAGTGCTGCTCGCTCTCGGCCAGCGCCGTGCCCTGGGCCCGCTGCTCGGTCACGTCCCGCACCACGCCCGCGAGCCGCAGGGCCGCGCCGTCCGCATCGCGCTCGATCTCGAGGGTGCGGGCAATCCAGCGCGACGCTCCCGTCCGGGAATCGCGGACGCGGTAGACCGCCTCCTCGGACGACGCCCCCGAGGGGATCGCCATGTCCTCCGCCGGGAAGCGCTCGGCGAGGGCGGCGAGGGCGTATCGCTCACGCACCTCCAGGCCGTGCAGGCGGCAGAAGGCAGGGCTCGGATGCAGCACGCCCTCGCGCAGGTCGAGGGTGAAGACACCGATCCCGGCGGCATCCTGCACGCGGGCGAGTTGATCCTGCGCCGCCCGCAACGGCTCCACGATCCGAAAGCGCGCCGATTCGGCGTCGGATGGCACGGGAGAGGGAAGACTTTCGGTCATGTTCACGAGGGCACATGTAGCACGCCGCCAGCAGGCACAAGCGCGACTGTTTGGCTAAAACGGCTTTCATCGCTCCGCCCCGGTGCCGTGACCGGCACTGGCATGCGCGCGGGCAGTTTAGCCGACATCGAGTTCCGGATAGTGCCGGAAGATACCCTCTTCGTTGAAGGGGAGGCAGCGCTCGCTGGCACGGTAGGCCGCGATGCGCGGCAGCCGCCCGATCCGCTCCGCGTGGGCGACGACATGCGGCGTCTGCGCCAGCGCCCGGGCCGCGCCTCTCGGAAAGGCGTAGCGCAGACCTTCCACGAGCTGGAACAGAGAGGTGTCGGCGTAGCTCACCGCGCTGCCCACCAGATGCTCCGGCCCCGCCGGGTTGCGGGCGAGCACGCGCTCGAACCAGTCCAGGAATTTCGGGATGCGGTTCGCGCAGAAATCCTCGGCGCGGCGGCGCGCCTCCGGCCGCTGATCCTCGTAATACAGGCCGACGCCGACCGGGTGATGGGTGTCGTGCGCCTCCGCCACCATGTCGGCGATCGTGAGCTGGATCTGGTGCGTCCAGATCCGGTCGGCCTCGTCCGCCCCGACGAGGCCGAGGCGCGGCCCGAGATAGAGCAGGATCGCCGCGGTCTGGCCAATCACGCGGTCGCCGTCCTTGAGGAAGGGCGGGGCGAAGGGCGGGCGGATCGGCTCGTCCTCCAGGCGCTCCATCATCGCCGCGATGCCGCCGCCCTCCTCCTCGGGTTGGCGGGCGACATCGATGTACTCCGCCCCGGCCGCTTCGAGGGCGAGCCGCACGAATTCGCCGCGGCCGGGGATCATCGGCCAGTAGTGCAGCTCGTAGGCCATGGCGGATTCCTTACCGAGAGCGCCTTGCGACGAAGTGGTCACCGGTTCGTCGAAAGAAGGCGCGTGAAAACAAGGGGCTCGAGACGCCGGCCTGATGCCATCAGGTCGGTTACGGCTCCAGAGCATGGTCCCGAAAGGTGGTTGCCGGCTTTCGGAAAAAAGATGATGCGAAAACAACATCCTAAAGCATCGTCCTGGATCAGCATCCAGGACGATGCTTTAGAGTCTTACCAGCCGCCGCGCTCCTCGCGGCTCGGCGCCCGGCCCTGGGGCGTCAGCGCGTCGATCACGCCGGGGAGGGCCTGCGCCAGTTGCGCGAGCAGATCCTCGCGCGGCAGGCCGGTCTCGTGGCTCAAGCTGTCGAGAGTGCCCGGTCCCAGGGCCTCGGCGAGGCGGTTCGGCGCGATCTCGCGGTTGGGGCCGTGGCCGATCCACGAGCCGATCACGTCGCCCAGCCCGCTCCGCTCGAAGCCCTCGATCAAGCCGTCGAGCCCGTGGGAGGCCGCGCCGCTGCCGTCATCCGGCTCACGGTCGAGTCCGGCATAGGGGCCTCCACCGGGTGAACGGCTGCCGGAGGCACCCTCGCCGGGTCCGTCGAGCATGCCGGCGAGATCGCCGAAATCGCCGCCGAGGTCGTTGCCGGCCTCGCTTCCCTGAGCCGGCGGCCCACTGCGGCGGCCCTGGTTGAACCCGCCGAGATCGCCGTCGTCGGAGCCCGGGCCGGGAAGGGATCGGCCGCCGGATTCCGGTGATCCGCGGCCGAGGATGTCGCCGAGGGCGCCCCCGCCCTTGGCGAGCAGCAGCATGAGGAGCGCTTTCACCACCGGCGAGGCCAGCGCCCCGCCGCGTCCGCCCCCCAAGACCTGTCCGACGACTCCGCCGATGACCTGATCGAGCAGCCCCATGCGTTTCCTCCCGCCGGTTCACGCCGCCCTCCACGCCCCGTGTGGCGGCCGTGCCGGTCCAACGGCGAATGCGGGGATGGGGTTGCCGATCAGTTCTCGTGGCTCGAGCGGAACGGCTTCGAGAGGTGATCGGACGGGTTGGTGCGCACGGTCTTTCCGCTCTTGCCTTCCGGCACCACCGCGGTCGAGGAGCGGATCGCATTCGGGGACGAGACCTCGCCGGTCGGCCGCTCGGCGGAGCGGTCGTTGCCGCGCAAAGTGCCGGTGCTGGAGGGCAGGGTGCCGGCGGTGGGCTGATCGTTGGGGTTGGCCGCGCTCTGGGCCCGTGCCGGCGCCGACAGGATCAGGCTGCCGAGGAGGGCACCCAGGGCGGCCCGGCTGAGGGGTTGGAGGGATCGCATCGGTCGGCTCCATCACGCTTGGCGCCGCAGAGCGGGTTCGCAGCGGAGCCGCCCGGCGGTGGCAGGATCTGAAGGGCCAATCGCAGGCGACGGCCGAGGTTCCGCGTTCGGCCGCCTCAGCCCCGCTTGCGCCCGCCGCCGCCCTTGTAGCGGGGCTTCTGGCCGCCGAGCCCTTGCGTCGAGCGCGCCTTGGGCCGTTCCTGCCAGGGCACGGCGTCGGCCGGGAGTTCGCGGTCGGTGCCGGGGCCCATATTGTCGAGGGTCGGCTTCGAGATGCGGCTGCCCTTCTGCCCGTAGCGCCCGGCCTCCCGCTCGATGTCGCCCTGCCGGGCCATGGGATCGTCGGAGACCATGAGTTCGGTCGCCTGGAGGCGTTTGAGCTCGTCGCGAAGCCGGGCCGCCTCCTCGAAGTCGAGATCGGCAGCGGCGGCGCGCATCCGCTTCTCGAGGTCGGCCATGACCGCCTTGAGGTTGTGGCCGACGGTGATCGCGTCCTTGGCCAGCCC from Methylobacterium sp. AMS5 carries:
- a CDS encoding PAS domain-containing protein is translated as MTESLPSPVPSDAESARFRIVEPLRAAQDQLARVQDAAGIGVFTLDLREGVLHPSPAFCRLHGLEVRERYALAALAERFPAEDMAIPSGASSEEAVYRVRDSRTGASRWIARTLEIERDADGAALRLAGVVRDVTEQRAQGTALAESEQHYRTLFEQMDEGYSVIEFIDGPHGPLSDYVHVTANRAYAQHSGIEEVAGKRLREIVGDEADGWLALYGDVLRTGRPIRFQRELVATGRYLELAAFRIEPPSRRQVAVLFQDITARRRVEHLLHSKAADLEAEVVAQRRDRDRVWTLSPVLKVVATPDGRIEAVNPSWSRTLGWSPAETVGRHVPNFFAPEERAAAEAALERLAAGASTDLELTCLTKDGGTCRVLWTIVPADGLLYGFGRDITEQRHAEEALRQSQKLEAVGQLTGGVAHDFNNLLTIIRSSVEFLRRPDLAPERKRRYLDAVSDTVDRAAKLTGQLLAFARRQALKPETFDVGERLRSISEMLDSVTGARIRVVTDLPGAPCFVRADASQFETALVNMAVNARDAMDGEGRLTLRLDGAVPMPPIRGHAGAAGPFVAVSVVDTGTGIATADLGRIFEPFFTTKEVGRGTGLGLSQVIGFAKQSGGDVDVWSRAGEGTTFTLYLPEVAAPLEAPAPARPRPDADAEAHLRILVVEDNLEVGRFCTQILEELGHQPVWAENAEAALVELERTETPFEAVFSDVVMPGMGGIALARILRERYPDLPVVLTSGYSHVLAQDDAHGFELLRKPYSAAELGRVLKEMAGRIK
- a CDS encoding glutathione S-transferase; translated protein: MAYELHYWPMIPGRGEFVRLALEAAGAEYIDVARQPEEEGGGIAAMMERLEDEPIRPPFAPPFLKDGDRVIGQTAAILLYLGPRLGLVGADEADRIWTHQIQLTIADMVAEAHDTHHPVGVGLYYEDQRPEARRRAEDFCANRIPKFLDWFERVLARNPAGPEHLVGSAVSYADTSLFQLVEGLRYAFPRGAARALAQTPHVVAHAERIGRLPRIAAYRASERCLPFNEEGIFRHYPELDVG
- a CDS encoding YidB family protein, whose product is MGLLDQVIGGVVGQVLGGGRGGALASPVVKALLMLLLAKGGGALGDILGRGSPESGGRSLPGPGSDDGDLGGFNQGRRSGPPAQGSEAGNDLGGDFGDLAGMLDGPGEGASGSRSPGGGPYAGLDREPDDGSGAASHGLDGLIEGFERSGLGDVIGSWIGHGPNREIAPNRLAEALGPGTLDSLSHETGLPREDLLAQLAQALPGVIDALTPQGRAPSREERGGW